A portion of the Deinococcus apachensis DSM 19763 genome contains these proteins:
- a CDS encoding ATP-dependent helicase, whose translation MTTVPDLPDSPLLSQLNPNQAQAANHHTGPALVIAGAGSGKTRTLVYRIAHLIQHYRADPGEILAVTFTNKAAAEMRERAQHLVQGADRLWMSTFHSAGVRILRAYGEHIGLRRSFVIYDDDDQMDILKEVMGSIPGIGPDTNPRVLRAILDRAKSNLLTPADLDRNPEPFISGLPREAAAEAYRRYEARKKGQNAIDFGDLITETVRLFKEVPGVLDRVQDRARFIHVDEYQDTNKAQYELTRLLASRDRNLLVVGDPDQSIYKFRGADIQNILDFQKDYPDAKVYMLEHNYRSSARVLGLANKLIENNSERLEKTLRPVKEEGHPVLFHRATDHRSEGDFVAEWLTRLHAEGMKFSDMAILYRTNAQSRVIEESLRRVQIPAKIVGGVGFYDRREIRDVLAYARLAINPDDDVALRRIIGRPRRGIGDTALERLMEWARVNGTSILTACANAVERGILDRGGQKPVEFAELIHAMSAAADNYEPGPFLRYVIETSGYLDLLRQEGQEGQVRMENLEELVNAAEEWSQTNEGTIQDFLDDAALLSSVDDMRAKQENRDVPEDAVTLMTLHNAKGLEFPAVFIVGTEEGLLPSKNALIEPGGIEEERRLFYVGITRAMERLFLTAAQNRMQYGKTNATEDSRFLEEIEGGFDAVDPYGQVIDYRQKSWKDYRPTVSARPTAVKNTSPMTEGMAYRGGEKVTHPKFGEGQVLAVAGVGDRQEVTVHFPTAGTKKLLVKFANLTRV comes from the coding sequence GTGACCACCGTGCCGGACCTGCCCGATTCCCCCCTGCTGTCCCAGCTCAATCCCAATCAGGCGCAGGCCGCCAACCACCACACTGGCCCCGCGCTGGTGATCGCGGGGGCGGGCAGCGGCAAGACCCGTACCCTCGTATACCGCATCGCTCACCTGATCCAGCACTACCGGGCGGACCCGGGCGAAATCCTGGCCGTCACCTTCACCAACAAGGCCGCCGCCGAGATGCGCGAGCGCGCCCAGCATCTCGTGCAGGGGGCCGATCGGCTGTGGATGAGCACCTTCCACTCCGCGGGCGTCCGCATCCTGCGCGCGTACGGGGAACACATCGGGCTCCGGCGCAGCTTCGTCATTTACGACGACGATGACCAGATGGACATTCTCAAAGAGGTCATGGGATCCATCCCCGGCATCGGCCCGGACACCAACCCCCGCGTGCTGCGCGCCATCCTCGACCGGGCCAAGAGCAACCTGCTCACGCCCGCCGACCTCGACCGCAACCCCGAGCCCTTCATCAGCGGCCTGCCAAGAGAGGCTGCCGCCGAGGCGTACCGCCGCTACGAGGCGCGCAAGAAGGGACAGAACGCAATTGATTTTGGCGACCTGATTACCGAGACGGTGCGCCTCTTCAAGGAAGTGCCGGGTGTTCTTGACCGCGTTCAGGACCGAGCCCGCTTTATTCACGTGGACGAGTATCAGGATACGAACAAGGCGCAGTATGAATTGACACGCCTTCTGGCGAGCCGGGACCGGAATCTATTGGTCGTCGGGGACCCCGATCAGTCGATTTACAAGTTCCGTGGGGCCGATATTCAAAACATCCTCGACTTTCAGAAAGACTACCCCGATGCCAAGGTCTACATGCTTGAACATAACTATCGTTCGAGTGCCCGTGTTCTCGGCCTCGCCAACAAGTTGATCGAGAACAACTCCGAGCGGCTGGAAAAGACGCTGCGGCCCGTCAAGGAGGAGGGGCACCCGGTCCTTTTCCACCGGGCGACGGACCACCGCTCGGAGGGGGACTTCGTAGCCGAGTGGCTGACGCGGCTGCACGCCGAGGGGATGAAGTTTTCGGACATGGCGATCCTGTACCGCACGAACGCGCAGTCCCGCGTGATCGAGGAGTCGCTGCGCCGGGTGCAGATTCCGGCCAAGATCGTGGGCGGCGTGGGCTTCTACGACCGCCGCGAGATCAGGGACGTGCTCGCCTACGCCCGCCTCGCCATCAACCCGGACGACGATGTGGCGCTGCGGCGCATCATCGGACGGCCCCGGCGCGGGATCGGGGACACGGCGCTGGAGCGGCTGATGGAGTGGGCGCGGGTGAACGGGACCTCCATCCTGACGGCCTGTGCGAACGCGGTGGAGCGGGGCATCCTCGACCGCGGCGGGCAGAAGCCGGTTGAGTTCGCCGAATTGATCCACGCGATGAGCGCGGCGGCCGACAACTATGAGCCCGGCCCCTTCCTGCGCTACGTGATCGAGACGAGCGGCTACCTCGACCTGCTGCGCCAGGAGGGGCAGGAGGGCCAGGTCCGCATGGAGAACCTGGAGGAACTCGTCAACGCAGCCGAGGAATGGTCGCAGACGAACGAGGGCACCATTCAGGACTTCCTCGACGACGCGGCGCTCCTTTCCAGCGTGGACGACATGCGCGCGAAGCAGGAAAACCGCGACGTGCCTGAGGACGCCGTCACGCTGATGACGCTGCACAACGCCAAGGGACTCGAATTCCCCGCCGTCTTCATCGTCGGCACGGAGGAGGGACTGCTCCCCAGCAAGAACGCCCTGATCGAGCCGGGCGGGATCGAGGAGGAGCGGCGCCTCTTCTACGTGGGCATCACCCGGGCGATGGAGCGCCTCTTCCTGACCGCCGCGCAAAACCGCATGCAGTACGGCAAGACGAACGCCACCGAGGACAGCCGGTTCCTGGAGGAGATTGAGGGCGGCTTCGACGCGGTGGACCCCTACGGGCAGGTCATCGACTACCGCCAGAAGAGCTGGAAGGACTACCGCCCGACCGTCTCTGCCCGCCCCACCGCCGTCAAAAACACCAGCCCGATGACTGAGGGCATGGCCTACCGGGGCGGCGAGAAGGTCACGCATCCCAAGTTCGGGGAGGGGCAGGTGCTGGCGGTGGCGGGCGTCGGCGACCGGCAGGAGGTCACCGTTCACTTCCCCACTGCTGGAACGAAGAAGCTGCTCGTGAAGTTCGCCAACCTCACCCGGGTCTGA
- a CDS encoding cation diffusion facilitator family transporter: MERTTSIAVGSVVVATVVLGLKFLAYLLTGSVALYSDALESIINVAAALAALIALRVAARPADANHPYGHTKAEYFSAVAEGVLIVLAAVSIAREAWPVLLNPRPVEAPWAGLLVNLGASALNGVWAAVLLRAGRAARSPALLADGRHIVTDVVTSVGVLVGVLLARLTGFSWLDPALALLVAGNIVWSGWGLVRESVGGLMDAGVDPATEARIRHAMSEHAEGALEMHDLRTRHAGQVTFIEFHLVVPGDMTVTQAHAICDRLEDALRSEMPGAHVTIHVEPQEKAKHHGVLVL, translated from the coding sequence ATGGAACGGACGACGAGCATCGCCGTGGGCAGTGTGGTGGTCGCCACCGTCGTGCTGGGCCTGAAGTTTCTCGCCTACCTGCTGACGGGCAGCGTGGCGCTGTATTCGGACGCCCTCGAGAGCATCATCAACGTGGCGGCGGCGCTGGCGGCCCTGATCGCCCTGCGGGTGGCGGCCCGGCCCGCCGACGCGAACCACCCCTACGGGCACACGAAGGCCGAATACTTCAGCGCGGTGGCGGAGGGCGTTCTGATCGTGCTGGCGGCGGTCAGTATTGCCCGGGAGGCCTGGCCGGTGCTCCTCAACCCCCGGCCTGTGGAGGCGCCCTGGGCCGGTTTGCTCGTCAACCTGGGCGCGAGCGCACTCAACGGGGTGTGGGCGGCCGTGCTGCTGCGGGCGGGGCGGGCGGCGCGGTCACCGGCCCTGCTCGCCGATGGGCGACACATCGTGACCGACGTGGTGACGAGCGTGGGCGTGCTGGTGGGCGTGCTCCTCGCGCGGCTGACGGGGTTCTCGTGGCTCGACCCGGCGCTTGCCCTGCTGGTCGCCGGGAACATCGTGTGGAGCGGCTGGGGCCTGGTGCGCGAGAGCGTCGGCGGACTGATGGACGCGGGCGTGGACCCCGCCACCGAGGCCCGCATCCGCCACGCCATGAGCGAACACGCGGAGGGCGCCCTGGAGATGCACGACCTGCGGACCCGTCACGCCGGGCAGGTGACGTTTATCGAGTTTCACCTCGTGGTGCCGGGGGACATGACCGTCACGCAGGCTCACGCCATCTGCGACCGGCTGGAGGACGCTCTCCGCTCCGAGATGCCCGGCGCGCACGTCACCATCCACGTCGAACCCCAGGAGAAGGCCAAGCACCACGGCGTCCTGGTGCTTTAG
- the miaA gene encoding tRNA (adenosine(37)-N6)-dimethylallyltransferase MiaA gives MTVIPILTAPTAAGKTALALDLARQFPLEIVAADAFTVYRGLDIGTAKPTPAEREALPHHLLDVADVTEDYDVARYTREAEAAIADVLARGRLPLVVGGTGFYLSALVRGLPLTPPADPEARAEVEADLASRGLNAVLAEVEARNPAEAARLERNPRRVVRALEVYRRTGRFPGEFGYRPPAFAYRILAFTHPWPELEARIAARVDVMLEGGWPEEAAWLARQVPPDLEPRPTAWQALGYREALALRQGTLTREEATRRITLATRQYAKRQLTWARTQLGASDASPQDTRDALARLLPELTSF, from the coding sequence GTGACGGTCATCCCCATCCTCACCGCGCCGACGGCGGCGGGCAAGACGGCGCTCGCGCTGGACCTCGCGCGGCAGTTCCCGCTGGAGATCGTTGCGGCGGACGCCTTCACGGTGTACCGGGGGCTGGACATCGGCACGGCCAAGCCCACCCCGGCCGAACGTGAGGCCTTGCCCCACCACCTGCTCGACGTGGCCGACGTCACCGAGGACTACGACGTGGCCCGCTACACGCGGGAGGCGGAGGCCGCCATCGCGGACGTGCTCGCGCGGGGGCGCCTGCCGCTGGTGGTGGGGGGCACCGGCTTCTACCTCTCGGCCCTGGTGCGCGGCCTGCCACTGACGCCGCCCGCCGACCCCGAAGCGCGTGCGGAAGTGGAGGCCGATCTCGCCTCGCGCGGCCTGAACGCCGTGCTCGCCGAGGTGGAGGCCCGGAATCCCGCCGAAGCCGCGCGGCTGGAGCGCAATCCCCGCCGGGTGGTGCGGGCGCTAGAGGTCTACCGCCGGACTGGCCGCTTTCCGGGCGAGTTCGGGTATCGTCCCCCCGCCTTCGCCTACCGCATCCTCGCCTTCACCCACCCCTGGCCGGAGCTGGAGGCCCGAATCGCCGCCCGGGTGGACGTCATGCTGGAGGGGGGCTGGCCCGAGGAGGCCGCCTGGCTCGCCCGGCAGGTGCCCCCCGACCTGGAGCCGCGCCCGACCGCCTGGCAGGCCCTGGGTTACCGCGAGGCGCTCGCCCTCCGGCAGGGCACCCTGACCCGCGAGGAGGCCACCCGCCGCATCACGCTGGCCACCCGCCAGTACGCCAAGCGGCAGCTCACCTGGGCACGAACGCAACTGGGCGCGTCCGACGCCTCTCCTCAGGACACGCGGGACGCGCTGGCCCGGCTCCTTCCCGAGCTGACGAGCTTCTGA
- a CDS encoding DUF1540 domain-containing protein, with product MNDMQSMQGDGQKSVVSRCGATNCRYNENEQCMAGQIEVNFSGQMAQCMTFSPEDQMGDTQTMGEGVH from the coding sequence ATGAACGACATGCAGAGCATGCAGGGCGACGGGCAGAAGAGCGTCGTGAGCCGTTGTGGCGCCACCAACTGCCGCTACAACGAGAACGAGCAGTGCATGGCCGGGCAGATCGAGGTCAACTTCAGCGGCCAGATGGCCCAGTGCATGACCTTCAGCCCTGAAGACCAGATGGGCGACACCCAGACGATGGGCGAGGGCGTCCACTGA
- the typA gene encoding translational GTPase TypA, translated as MEYRNIAIIAHVDHGKTTLVDGLLKQTLKLGHGEEIAERAMDSNDLEKERGITILAKNTAVEYKGVKINIVDTPGHADFGGEVERVLGMVDGALVLVDAAEGPMPQTRFVLRKAIELGLKPIVVINKIDRQDARPEEVVNLTFDLMAELGANDDQLDFPILYAIAREGKAYRDLDNPQPDMHELFEMVLEHIPAPKVDLDAPFQMLVTNLDYSEYLGRIVLGRVQRGKVRKGEFVQLIHKDGTMTKTRVVQPFTHLGLRRIEVDEVGAGDIVALAGIEDAQIGETVADLADPEALPVITVDEPTVSMLFQPNTSPFAGKEGKYVTSRHLNDRLKREVMTNVSLRVEEIRPDEFKVSGRGELHLSILLETMRREGYEVQVGAPQVIVREIDGVKHEPIEHLVIDVPEQFSSTVIGVLGGRRGQMVNMEPQGSRVRVEFKIPSRALFGFRTQFLSMTQGEGIMSHIFDGYAPWAGELKTRQNGSLVSMEDGPAFAYSIFKLQDRGTFFIDAGTEVYVGMIVGENAREQDMNVNVCKNKKLTNIRSAGADEALTLIPPRRLSLEDALEYIADDELVELTPQSIRLRKKVLNPSFRK; from the coding sequence ATGGAGTACCGCAACATCGCCATCATCGCGCACGTCGACCACGGCAAGACCACGCTCGTGGACGGCCTGCTCAAGCAGACCCTGAAACTCGGCCACGGCGAGGAGATCGCCGAGCGGGCGATGGACAGCAACGACCTGGAAAAGGAACGCGGCATCACCATCCTCGCCAAGAACACGGCCGTCGAGTACAAGGGCGTCAAGATCAACATCGTGGATACGCCCGGTCACGCCGACTTCGGCGGCGAGGTGGAGCGCGTGCTGGGCATGGTGGACGGCGCCCTCGTCCTCGTGGACGCGGCGGAGGGGCCGATGCCCCAGACCCGCTTCGTCCTCCGCAAGGCCATTGAGCTGGGGCTCAAGCCCATCGTGGTGATCAACAAGATCGACCGCCAGGATGCCCGCCCCGAGGAGGTCGTCAACCTCACCTTCGACCTGATGGCCGAGCTCGGAGCGAACGACGACCAGCTCGACTTCCCGATCCTGTACGCCATCGCGCGCGAGGGCAAGGCGTACAGGGACCTCGACAACCCCCAGCCCGACATGCACGAGCTGTTCGAGATGGTGCTGGAGCACATCCCGGCGCCGAAGGTTGACCTGGACGCCCCCTTCCAGATGCTCGTGACGAACCTCGACTACTCCGAGTACCTGGGGCGCATCGTGCTGGGCCGCGTGCAGCGTGGCAAGGTCCGCAAGGGCGAGTTCGTCCAGCTCATCCACAAGGACGGCACGATGACGAAGACGCGCGTCGTGCAGCCCTTCACCCACCTGGGCCTGCGCCGCATCGAGGTTGATGAGGTGGGCGCCGGGGACATCGTCGCTCTGGCGGGCATCGAGGACGCGCAGATCGGCGAGACGGTGGCCGACCTCGCCGACCCCGAGGCGCTGCCCGTCATCACGGTGGACGAGCCGACGGTTTCCATGCTGTTCCAGCCCAACACCTCGCCCTTCGCGGGCAAGGAGGGCAAGTACGTCACGAGCCGTCACCTTAACGACCGCCTCAAGCGCGAGGTCATGACGAACGTGTCGCTGCGCGTGGAGGAAATCCGCCCGGACGAGTTCAAGGTCAGCGGGCGCGGTGAGCTGCACCTCTCGATCCTCCTGGAAACGATGCGCCGTGAGGGCTACGAGGTGCAGGTCGGGGCGCCACAGGTCATCGTGCGCGAGATCGACGGCGTGAAGCACGAGCCCATTGAGCACCTCGTGATCGACGTGCCCGAGCAGTTCTCCTCCACGGTGATCGGTGTGCTGGGCGGGCGCAGGGGCCAGATGGTGAACATGGAGCCGCAGGGCAGCCGCGTCCGCGTGGAGTTCAAGATTCCCTCCCGCGCGCTGTTCGGCTTCCGCACCCAGTTCCTCTCGATGACCCAGGGCGAAGGGATCATGAGCCACATCTTCGACGGGTACGCGCCGTGGGCCGGGGAACTCAAGACCCGCCAGAACGGTTCGCTGGTCAGCATGGAGGATGGCCCCGCCTTCGCGTACTCCATCTTCAAATTGCAGGACCGCGGCACCTTCTTTATCGATGCGGGCACGGAAGTGTACGTGGGCATGATCGTCGGTGAGAACGCCCGCGAGCAGGACATGAACGTGAACGTCTGCAAGAATAAGAAGCTCACGAACATCCGTTCGGCGGGCGCCGACGAGGCGCTGACCCTGATCCCGCCCCGCCGCCTGAGCCTGGAAGACGCGCTGGAGTACATCGCCGACGACGAACTGGTGGAGCTGACGCCCCAGAGCATCCGGCTGCGGAAAAAGGTTCTGAACCCCAGCTTCCGGAAGTAA
- a CDS encoding phospholipase A2, with protein sequence MKRIAALAVPLIAALAACGQSPTASAPGTLTADYATRPELQDAGSQAILARYGDDPGLLAALQEAYGERPANLTLPAAPGLTGLDLASDRLAYIKRVGWGTVPAYNSQYASQDAINMLYPGLDWTRDGCSAPDSLGLGYREDFRPACNVHDFAYRNLKVYERTSANRQTSDSAFYTNMKTICSAKSWYARPACYSAAYAYYEGVRIGGSSSF encoded by the coding sequence ATGAAGAGAATTGCCGCCCTCGCCGTCCCCCTGATCGCCGCCCTCGCTGCCTGCGGGCAGTCGCCCACCGCCTCTGCCCCCGGCACCCTGACTGCCGACTACGCCACCCGCCCCGAGCTTCAGGACGCGGGGAGCCAGGCAATCCTGGCCCGCTACGGGGACGACCCCGGCCTGCTCGCTGCGCTTCAGGAGGCGTACGGGGAGCGCCCGGCGAACCTGACCCTCCCCGCCGCGCCGGGCCTGACCGGGTTGGACCTGGCCTCGGACCGCCTCGCCTACATCAAGCGCGTCGGCTGGGGCACGGTGCCTGCCTACAACTCCCAATATGCCAGCCAGGACGCCATCAACATGCTCTATCCCGGCCTCGACTGGACGCGCGACGGGTGCAGCGCTCCCGACAGCCTGGGCCTGGGCTACCGCGAGGACTTCCGGCCCGCCTGCAACGTGCATGACTTCGCCTACCGCAATCTCAAGGTGTACGAGCGCACCAGCGCCAACCGCCAGACGAGCGACAGCGCCTTTTACACCAACATGAAGACGATCTGCTCGGCCAAGAGCTGGTACGCCCGCCCCGCCTGCTACAGCGCGGCCTATGCCTACTACGAGGGCGTGCGAATCGGCGGGAGCAGCAGTTTCTAG
- a CDS encoding Hsp20/alpha crystallin family protein, with product MNEPVLARLQHLMALREEVESLGTGGPWTPPADWLDEGTHLRLLLDVPGVDPGTLELHEEGDSVTVAGRRDPPDHALHAERPGGAFTRTLAFPEPVVPQTGQATLTAGVLSVRFEKRHPTIDVHPLEDEQA from the coding sequence ATGAACGAGCCGGTTCTTGCCCGCCTGCAACACCTGATGGCCCTGCGGGAGGAGGTCGAGTCGCTGGGCACGGGGGGACCCTGGACGCCCCCCGCCGACTGGCTGGACGAGGGGACCCACCTACGGCTGCTGCTCGACGTGCCCGGCGTCGATCCTGGCACCCTGGAACTGCATGAGGAGGGGGACAGCGTGACCGTGGCCGGGCGCCGCGACCCGCCTGATCACGCCCTGCACGCCGAGCGGCCCGGCGGCGCCTTTACCCGCACCCTCGCCTTCCCCGAGCCCGTGGTGCCGCAGACCGGACAGGCGACCCTGACCGCCGGGGTGCTCAGCGTGCGCTTCGAGAAACGCCACCCCACCATTGACGTGCATCCCCTGGAGGACGAGCAGGCCTGA
- the glgC gene encoding glucose-1-phosphate adenylyltransferase: protein MKPRVLGMILAGGQGTRLAPLTVKRSKPAVPFGSKYRIIDFAINNFINSGVFSIYVLTQYKAQSLTEHIQRGWRFGTFLSDYFITLVPAQMYRYEELGAVWYRGTADAVYQNLHLVDNFDADYVAIFSGDHIYKMNVEHMLQSHVDSRADVTIAAYPMPRTQAHQFGVMQVDGRWRVTEFLEKPKDPPGTPDDPNTSLTSMGNYIFSRRALEELLHTSISGQEDGFDFGHNVIPRALSDGYHVQAYDFHKNPIPGQAGPNLYWRDVGTLDAYFEASLDLVSVNPEFDIYNPAWPLRTSSEFSPPAKFVHEAEGRKGQAFNSIMAGGSIISGGTVRDSVLGRNVHTHSYSLVESCILFDDVEVGRHSHLRRVIVDKNVTIPPGTKIGLNHEEDRGRGFTVTENGVVVVPKSYTF from the coding sequence ATGAAGCCACGTGTACTCGGCATGATCCTCGCGGGCGGGCAGGGCACCCGGCTCGCTCCGCTGACCGTCAAACGTTCCAAACCCGCCGTGCCTTTTGGCAGCAAGTACCGCATCATCGATTTTGCGATCAACAACTTCATCAACTCGGGTGTGTTCTCGATCTACGTGCTGACCCAGTACAAGGCGCAGAGCCTGACCGAGCACATCCAGCGCGGCTGGCGCTTCGGCACCTTCCTGAGCGACTACTTCATCACCCTGGTGCCCGCCCAGATGTACCGCTACGAGGAACTGGGCGCCGTGTGGTACCGCGGCACCGCCGACGCGGTGTACCAGAACCTGCATCTGGTCGACAACTTCGACGCTGATTATGTCGCCATCTTCAGCGGCGACCACATCTACAAGATGAACGTCGAGCACATGCTCCAGTCGCATGTCGACTCGCGGGCCGACGTGACCATCGCCGCCTATCCCATGCCGCGCACCCAGGCCCACCAGTTCGGCGTGATGCAGGTGGACGGTCGCTGGCGAGTGACCGAGTTCCTCGAAAAGCCCAAAGACCCGCCTGGCACTCCTGATGACCCCAACACCAGCCTGACAAGTATGGGCAACTACATCTTCAGCCGCCGGGCGCTGGAGGAACTGCTGCACACATCCATCAGCGGCCAGGAGGATGGATTCGACTTCGGGCACAACGTCATCCCGCGCGCCCTGTCGGACGGCTACCACGTGCAGGCGTACGACTTCCACAAGAATCCCATTCCCGGCCAGGCAGGCCCGAACCTGTACTGGCGCGACGTGGGGACGCTCGACGCCTACTTCGAGGCCAGCCTCGACCTGGTCAGCGTCAACCCCGAGTTCGACATCTACAACCCCGCGTGGCCGCTCCGCACCAGCAGCGAGTTCTCCCCGCCCGCCAAATTCGTCCACGAGGCCGAGGGGCGCAAGGGCCAGGCCTTCAACTCCATCATGGCTGGGGGCTCCATCATCAGCGGCGGGACGGTACGCGACTCCGTCCTGGGCCGCAACGTCCACACCCACTCGTATTCGCTCGTCGAGAGCTGCATTCTGTTCGACGATGTGGAGGTCGGACGCCACTCGCACCTGCGCCGCGTGATTGTGGACAAGAACGTGACCATCCCCCCCGGCACCAAGATTGGCCTCAACCACGAGGAGGACCGCGGGCGAGGCTTCACAGTCACGGAAAACGGCGTGGTGGTGGTGCCGAAGAGCTACACGTTCTGA
- a CDS encoding methylmalonyl-CoA mutase family protein: protein MKTKNEWMQSVYQPATQKFPERKYNFKNLSDMEPEPIYTADDLKDWDAERDLGYPGEFPYTRGVQSSVYRGKLWTMRMFAGFGSAEQTNERFHALLRAGQTGLSTAFDLPTLMGYDSDHPFSKGEVGKCGVAVSSLADMEILFQGIDPEQVTTSMTINSPANAIWAMYIANAQKQGKDLTRIGGTIQNDILKEFIAQKEFIYPPSPSVKLVIDTFEWGPRVVPRWNFISVSGYHIREAGATGVQELAFTLADGFHYVEKALERGLDIDEFAPRISFFWDIHNDFFEEIAKLRAARRIWARQMRDRYGAKNPKSWMLRTHSQTAGVSLPAQQPLNNIARVAIQALAAVLGGTQSLHTDSFDEALALPTEEAATIALRTQQIIAYETGVAGVIDPLAGSYYVERLTNDIEAAAMGYIEQIRALGGVEAGIESGFFQLEMAEAAYRYQREVETKDRIIVGVNDFVQDAVEVPIQLIDPEVERVQEARLAQVRRERDPKRAEAALNALRDAAITGANTMPAFLECAHAYTTLGEQMDTLKRVYGEYVEPVLV, encoded by the coding sequence ATGAAGACCAAGAACGAGTGGATGCAGAGCGTCTACCAGCCCGCCACGCAGAAGTTTCCCGAGCGCAAGTACAACTTCAAGAACCTGTCAGATATGGAACCCGAGCCCATCTACACGGCGGACGACCTGAAGGACTGGGACGCCGAGCGGGACCTGGGCTACCCCGGCGAGTTCCCGTATACCCGCGGGGTGCAGTCCTCCGTGTACCGCGGCAAGCTCTGGACCATGCGGATGTTCGCGGGCTTCGGCAGCGCCGAGCAGACGAACGAACGCTTCCACGCGCTGCTGCGCGCCGGGCAGACGGGCCTCTCCACGGCGTTTGACCTCCCCACCCTGATGGGCTACGACTCCGACCATCCCTTCTCCAAGGGCGAGGTCGGCAAGTGCGGCGTGGCGGTGAGCAGCCTGGCCGACATGGAAATCCTCTTCCAGGGGATAGACCCGGAACAGGTCACCACCTCCATGACGATCAACTCCCCGGCGAACGCGATCTGGGCCATGTATATCGCCAACGCGCAGAAGCAGGGCAAGGACCTGACGCGGATCGGCGGCACCATCCAGAACGACATCCTCAAGGAGTTCATCGCGCAGAAGGAGTTCATCTACCCGCCTTCTCCCAGCGTGAAGCTGGTGATCGACACCTTCGAGTGGGGTCCCCGGGTCGTGCCGCGGTGGAACTTCATCTCGGTCAGCGGCTACCACATCCGCGAGGCGGGGGCGACGGGCGTGCAGGAACTCGCCTTCACGCTGGCGGACGGCTTTCACTATGTGGAAAAGGCGCTGGAGCGGGGGCTGGACATCGACGAGTTCGCCCCGCGCATCTCGTTCTTCTGGGACATCCACAACGACTTCTTCGAGGAAATCGCCAAGCTGCGCGCCGCCCGCCGCATCTGGGCGCGGCAGATGCGGGACCGCTACGGGGCGAAGAACCCGAAGTCGTGGATGCTGAGGACGCACTCGCAGACGGCCGGGGTCAGCCTGCCCGCGCAGCAACCGCTGAACAACATCGCCCGCGTCGCCATCCAGGCGCTCGCCGCCGTGCTGGGGGGCACCCAGAGCCTCCACACCGACTCCTTTGACGAGGCGCTGGCCCTGCCGACCGAGGAAGCCGCGACCATCGCCCTGCGGACCCAGCAGATCATCGCGTACGAGACGGGCGTGGCGGGCGTCATTGACCCGCTGGCGGGTAGCTACTATGTCGAGCGGCTGACGAACGACATCGAGGCCGCCGCGATGGGCTACATCGAGCAGATCCGCGCGCTGGGCGGGGTGGAGGCCGGGATCGAGTCGGGCTTCTTCCAGCTGGAGATGGCTGAGGCCGCCTACCGCTACCAGCGTGAGGTCGAGACGAAGGACCGCATCATCGTCGGGGTGAACGACTTCGTACAGGACGCGGTGGAGGTGCCCATTCAGCTGATCGACCCGGAGGTCGAGCGGGTGCAGGAGGCGCGGCTGGCCCAGGTGCGACGCGAGCGCGACCCTAAGCGGGCGGAGGCGGCCCTGAACGCCTTGCGCGACGCTGCCATTACGGGCGCGAACACCATGCCCGCCTTCCTGGAATGCGCCCACGCCTACACCACGCTGGGCGAGCAGATGGACACGCTGAAGCGGGTGTACGGGGAGTACGTGGAGCCGGTGCTGGTGTAG
- a CDS encoding NUDIX domain-containing protein: MTDIRLPLGGLKFSVRVAILCVRGDRLLANTAENLGFWFLPGGALSTDEDVVTCAAREWEEETGTRAGPLRLVGVLENFFGPTHKRQHEIGFYFRMEAPPELPDGAFTVLDNADVICEWVLVSEIATRPVYPLAVAEFLKAAPGEVRHLVERG; the protein is encoded by the coding sequence ATGACCGACATCCGTCTCCCCCTCGGCGGCCTGAAGTTCAGCGTCCGCGTCGCCATCCTCTGCGTGCGCGGTGACCGCCTGCTGGCAAATACCGCCGAAAACCTGGGCTTCTGGTTCCTGCCCGGCGGCGCCCTCTCCACCGACGAGGACGTGGTGACCTGCGCCGCCCGCGAGTGGGAGGAGGAGACGGGCACCCGCGCGGGGCCGCTCCGACTGGTCGGCGTGCTGGAGAACTTCTTCGGCCCAACACACAAGCGGCAGCACGAGATCGGTTTCTACTTCCGCATGGAGGCGCCGCCCGAACTTCCCGACGGGGCGTTCACCGTGCTGGACAACGCCGACGTGATTTGCGAGTGGGTCCTAGTGTCGGAAATCGCCACTCGGCCCGTCTACCCGCTCGCGGTGGCCGAGTTCCTGAAGGCCGCTCCCGGTGAGGTGCGCCACCTCGTCGAGCGAGGCTGA